The following DNA comes from Coleofasciculus sp. FACHB-1120.
TGCCCGTCCAGTTTGCAGTAGTAAGCTGAATCACCCTGCTACTGATAATAGTTCACCGTTCAGTCTATTTTTGAGCAGGTTTGGAAGCTTGATTTTGTCCGCCGTATTCGCCGCATTGCTGAATGAGTTTAGCGACTACACCTGTCCAGCCAGTTTGATGACTAGCGCCCAGTCCTGCGCCATTATCGCCATGAAAATATTCGTAGAACAGAATTAAATCGCGCCAATGGGGATTATTTTGAAAGGTTTCCGAGTCGCCATAAACCGGACGTTTACCTGATTCATCCTGAAGGAAAATTCGGGTTAGCCTTTGCGACAATTCTGTGGCGACTTCCCAGAGATTCATCATTTGCCCAGAACCTGTGGGACACTCGACTTGGAAATCATCACCCAAGTAGTAATGAAATTTTTGGAGAGATTCAATAATTAAATAATTAATTGGAAACCAAATAGGACCGCGCCAGTTGGAATTCCCTCCAAATAAGCCGCTACTGGATTCTGCGGGTTCGTAATCTACTCGATATTGCTCGCCATTTACCCCAAAAATGTAGGGATTTTTCGCATGAAATTTTGAAACAGAGCGAATCCCATAGGGGCTTAAGAATTCGTTTTCATCGAGCATTTTTTCTAAGATGCGGCGGAGTTTATCTCGATAAGCGATCGCGAGTAATCTTCTAGCACCAACCCCTGGCGTTTCCATACACGCAACATTTTGTTTCAGGTTAGGGCGATTTTGAATAAACCATTGCATTCGTTGTTGAAAACCTGGAAGCTTCTCTAAAGTTTCTGGTTCGATTGTGGCAACTGCTAATAGAGGAATCAGCCCAACCATTGACCGCACTTTTAGTGGCAAATAGCTACCATCAGGTAAATGCAACATATCATAGTAAAAACCATCCGCTTCATCCCACAGAGATGTCTCTGCATCGCCCATACAGTTCATTGCATCAGCGATATAAAGGAAGTGTTCAAAAAATTTGCTGGCGATATCTTCGTAAGCGGAGTTTTCTGGTGCCAACTCTAGCGCGATCGCTAGCATATTTAGACAGTACATTCCCATCCAACTTGTACCATCAGACTGTTCTAAATTCCCTCCGGTAGGCAGATCCACATTTCTGTCAAAGACACCAATGTTATCCATGCCTAAAAAACCGCCTTGAAATACATTTTTTCCCCCAATATCTTTGCGGTTCACCCACCAGGTAAAATTAAGCAACAACTTTTGAAATACGCGCTCTAAAAACTTCTTATCAGCGCAACCATACATTTTTTGTTCAATCTTGTAAATGCGGAATGTTGCCCAAGCATGAACCGGCGGATTCCCATCGCTGAAATCCCATTCATAGGCTGGTAATTGACCGTTGGGATGCATATACCATTCCCGCGTCAATCTATCGAGTTGCCGCTTTGCAAAATCTGGATCGATTGTTGCCAAGGGGATGACATGAAAGGCTAAATCCCAGGCAGCAAACCAAGGATATTCCCATTTATCTGGCATGGAAATAATATCATCATTGAAAAGATGAATCCACTCAGAATTCCTAATATTTCGGCGCGACTTTGGTGCTGGATGAATCGCATCGCCTTTTAACCATTCTTCTACAACGTAGTGATAAAATTGCTTATTCCACAACATTCCCGCAAAAGCTTGTCGCTGGATATTTCGCTTCTCTTCTGTTAGAGAACACGGAGAAGTAACTTGTTCGTAAAATTCATCAGCTTCGCGTTTTCGGTTTTGAAAAGTTGTGTCAAAATCGACGCCAAAGGGTTCGGCAAAGCCGGGAGAGTCGCTTAGTCGTAGTCGAACAACTTTAGTTTCGCCTGCACCAATTTTTAAGATATAATCAGCAGCAAATTTAGTCCCTATTTGGTTTGGATTTACAGCATCTTCTTGACCGGATACAAGATAATTATTAATCCCATCTTTTACGTAGGGCGAGGGATTATTTACCCCAAATAATCTTTCCTGATTTGTTTCATTTTCTGTAAACAACAGTAAGGGCGGTGTTTCCGCCCCCTGATTCCCCTCACAATAAAGCCAGCGTTCGCCTAGGCTTGCTTCAGTCGCTTCTAAAATACTTAGATGATTGTCACTTTTAAGTCTTTTGATTCTAGGCTTCTCTTCAGAATGATTCCAAGACCATGTATTGCGAAACCAGAGGGTTGGTAGAAGATGCAGGGTTTTCTCTTCCGTTCCCCGATTGACCGCACTGATTTGAATTAAAATATCCTCCGGTGAATTCTTGGCATACTCGACAAAAATATCGAAGTAGGCGTCAGAATCAAACACTCCAGTATCGAGTAGCTCAAATTCTCGGTCTTGATAACGTCTACACTTATTTTCTTCAACGAGTTGGGAATACGGAAAGGCTTTGTGAGGATATTTATAGAGACATTTCATGTAAGAATGAGTGGGGGTATTGTCAAGATAAAAGTAATATTCCTTGACATCTTCCCCATGATTTCCTTCCTTTCCCGTTAAACCGAAAAACCTTTCTTTAAGGATCGGATCTTCCTCATTCCAAAGCGCGATCGCAAAACAAAGTCGCTGATGGTTATCCGAAATTCCGGCAATCCCATCTTCTCCCCAGCGATAAGCGCGAGAACGAGCCTGATCGTGGGTAAAATAGTCCCAAGCTGAGCCATCAGGACTATAATCTTCTCTCACCGTTCCCCATTGGCGATCGCTCAAATAAGGCCCCCATCGCCGCCAATAAGCTTTGCGCTCCCGGTCTTCTTTTAATCTAGTTTCTTCTGGAGTCATCTCACTGTTAAATTATTAAAAATTCTTTAATCAATTCTAATTAAACTTAGCAAAACTTAAGTTGCTGGTCGAATGATGCGACAGGGATTTCCAGCAGCCACGACATTTTCAGGAATATCTTTGACAACAACACTGCCAGCTCCAATTGTCGTGTTGTCGCCAATTGTCACCCTTGGACAAATGATAGTGCCGCCTCCAATCCAGACATTATTGCCAATCTTAATCGGTGCAGCGAGTTCCAGCCCCGTTTGACGGATTTGAGGATCGGTCGGATGATAAGCCGTATAAATTTGCACGTAGGGACCAAACAAAACATTGTCACCGATATGAACGGTATTACAGTCTAGAATTACGCATCCATAATTCATGTACAACCCGTTGCCAGCGTAAATATTGCTGCCGTAGTCACAGTGAAATGGAGGTACAATTTGAACCGTTGAGCCTACCTGAGCGAACAAATCATTGAGAATTTGCGATCGCAACTCTAGCTCTTCCTCAGTCGTCGCGTTGTACATTCTTAATAGACGAGACGCCCGTTTGCTTCCAGCAGCGAGTTCTGGGTCAGACGCTAGATACAACTCGCCTGCCAGCATGTTCTGTTTTTCCGTTTTTCCCACGGCGTTGCTTCCTGTACACTCTCTACAAGTATGCGTTGAAAGTCTTCAGGCGTAATGAGAAAGCAATGAGAAATAGCCGTTTTCTTATCTAAAACTTCCCTTGTTTACTGGCATCTGGTTAAACATAATAAAAAGGGAGACTCCGCCTCCCCCTTTAGTATGAAATTCAAGGATACATTCCCAAGACATTATTTTCTCAGATGAGTAGCGATCGCTTCTAGAAGTGAGGCAGTTGTAAACGGTTTAGCAAGATAACCGTTTGCACCTAAGAGTTGCTCTTGGTGAAAGAAGTTTTCAGAAGTATCAGCCGTGAGAAAAACGAAGGGAATTGGAGCTGTAACCGGATCGGAACGAAGTGCCCTGAGAACTTCGTATCCATCAAGTTCTGGCATTCTCACATCACATAAAATCAAATCGGGACGCAATTCTTTTGCCAATTGCACTCCGATACTGCCATTCTCAGCACCAATGGGAATGAATTCCCCTTCACTCAGGATATCTAGGATGCTCTCACGGATGACCTCTTCATCTTCAATCACCAACACTTTTGTCATCAGTTCCTATGTAGCCATTCAATGACGGTATGACAACAAAAATAGTGTTCAGCAATTCCATTGCTCAACCCGCTTGTATCAGTTTTATTTGAAATGCTACTCTCAAAAAATTATCTTGTTTCTGAGGGTCGCTCTACACCAATCGAGAGCGCCTTCTTGCTCCGCTTTAACTGCTTCCAGAGACCCTTTACTTGTTCGTATGCTTGTTCGGGAGCAAGCTTACCTCCCGTCTCTAGAGCCGAAATGTAGCCAATTTTGTGAGCAAACTCTTGCAAATTGGCATTAAAAGCGAGATGTTCGGGTGAAAATGAGCCGTAGTAGCGACTTTGAGGGGAAAGAAAGCTGTTTTTGCTCACTTGGTCAGGATTGGTCATGGCTATTTTTTTATGACATTGAGTCTTTATTTCAAAATCTCTTGTTAATGTTACCTTAACCCAAAGTTAACCTCGTTTGATTACTCCCTAGGGAATATTCACAAATAGCAACTTTCCGGGAAACCCAAACAGCGGGGATGATGTTCTGGCTTGGCTTTGTCGATGTACAGTTTACCCACCAGGAGTTTAAACCCCTTGCTAACAGAATCAAGTCTTCTGAAGCAGACTGAGTAAGGATTTCAGCCCACTTGAATGGACCTCAGCCATGAGCCTTGAACTTGAGTTCAAGACGGACTGCGGGCTGGCTGAGAATGATGCGGTTACTTTCCCTTTTCGCCACGCCCTGTTGCAGGATCTCCTAAAACGGCTCAGGGAACTGTATTGCTTGTAACAGCATCAGGGAAAGAATCTCACAATGCTGAGGTGACGAAGCCAGAGCGATCGCCTGAATCAACTGCTAACATCAGGAAATGAAATCTAAGCCGCCACTCATTGGAATTACGACCGCTGGTCAGATGGATACGCGCCTGTTTAGCATCAGAGGCGACTATGTAGAGGCAGTGCGCTTAGCGGGTGGCTTACCGATGTTGCTGCCACCGGGAGAACCCGATCCCGCAGCCATCTTAGAAAGAATTGATGGATTGATCTTCTCCGGCGGGGGTGATATTGACCCCGCTATTTACAACGACTCATCTCATCCCACCGTTTATAACGTCGATCATCAGCGTGATACCTTTGAGCTAGCTTTAGCCAAGCTGGTTTTAGATACAGATATCCCAATCTTAGGGATTTGTCGCGGTTTAGAAATTTTGGTAGTCGCAACAGGTGGCAACTTGGTGCTGCATCTGCCGGATGAATTTGGGGACGTGATCGCGCACCGCACCCATCAATCTCGCTTCTGCCAGCATCCCGTGCAAATTGACCCTGAGAGTCGCCTCGCTGCCATAATTGGCATCACAGAGCCGGAGATAGTCTCGTGGCATCATCAAGCTGTGCGGACAGTACCGCCTGGATGGCGGGTTACAGCACGCGCTGCTGATGGGGTAATTGAAGCGATGGAACACGAACACCATTCTTGGGCGATCGCGCTTCAGTGGCATCCCGAACTTGCTCTCGACGATCCCTATCAGCAACGCATCTTTCAGGCGTTAGTCGAGACAGCACGTAAGCGCACGATCTAGTTTTCAAGAGATCGAGGTGTTCTTGATTACAACACACGGAGACATCTCGAAAAGGCTGAAACTTGAAAAAATTCTGTTTTATAGACTTTTGATAAACGTTAGAGAAAGTGTGACTTAAATAAACTTTTTTTTACTTACTTATCGGGAAATCTAAAAACGAAGATTGTATCTATATCCATCGTGTTCATCTCTGTTTCAACGTGATTTCCCTATTAAATTATTTTTCCAGAAAGAGAGGAAACCTCTCTTTGAAGCATCTTGTCGCAATTTTCGGTATTGTTGGAATCCTCAATGCCTGTGT
Coding sequences within:
- a CDS encoding response regulator, whose protein sequence is MTKVLVIEDEEVIRESILDILSEGEFIPIGAENGSIGVQLAKELRPDLILCDVRMPELDGYEVLRALRSDPVTAPIPFVFLTADTSENFFHQEQLLGANGYLAKPFTTASLLEAIATHLRK
- a CDS encoding glucosidase produces the protein MTPEETRLKEDRERKAYWRRWGPYLSDRQWGTVREDYSPDGSAWDYFTHDQARSRAYRWGEDGIAGISDNHQRLCFAIALWNEEDPILKERFFGLTGKEGNHGEDVKEYYFYLDNTPTHSYMKCLYKYPHKAFPYSQLVEENKCRRYQDREFELLDTGVFDSDAYFDIFVEYAKNSPEDILIQISAVNRGTEEKTLHLLPTLWFRNTWSWNHSEEKPRIKRLKSDNHLSILEATEASLGERWLYCEGNQGAETPPLLLFTENETNQERLFGVNNPSPYVKDGINNYLVSGQEDAVNPNQIGTKFAADYILKIGAGETKVVRLRLSDSPGFAEPFGVDFDTTFQNRKREADEFYEQVTSPCSLTEEKRNIQRQAFAGMLWNKQFYHYVVEEWLKGDAIHPAPKSRRNIRNSEWIHLFNDDIISMPDKWEYPWFAAWDLAFHVIPLATIDPDFAKRQLDRLTREWYMHPNGQLPAYEWDFSDGNPPVHAWATFRIYKIEQKMYGCADKKFLERVFQKLLLNFTWWVNRKDIGGKNVFQGGFLGMDNIGVFDRNVDLPTGGNLEQSDGTSWMGMYCLNMLAIALELAPENSAYEDIASKFFEHFLYIADAMNCMGDAETSLWDEADGFYYDMLHLPDGSYLPLKVRSMVGLIPLLAVATIEPETLEKLPGFQQRMQWFIQNRPNLKQNVACMETPGVGARRLLAIAYRDKLRRILEKMLDENEFLSPYGIRSVSKFHAKNPYIFGVNGEQYRVDYEPAESSSGLFGGNSNWRGPIWFPINYLIIESLQKFHYYLGDDFQVECPTGSGQMMNLWEVATELSQRLTRIFLQDESGKRPVYGDSETFQNNPHWRDLILFYEYFHGDNGAGLGASHQTGWTGVVAKLIQQCGEYGGQNQASKPAQK
- a CDS encoding gamma-glutamyl-gamma-aminobutyrate hydrolase family protein, which encodes MKSKPPLIGITTAGQMDTRLFSIRGDYVEAVRLAGGLPMLLPPGEPDPAAILERIDGLIFSGGGDIDPAIYNDSSHPTVYNVDHQRDTFELALAKLVLDTDIPILGICRGLEILVVATGGNLVLHLPDEFGDVIAHRTHQSRFCQHPVQIDPESRLAAIIGITEPEIVSWHHQAVRTVPPGWRVTARAADGVIEAMEHEHHSWAIALQWHPELALDDPYQQRIFQALVETARKRTI
- a CDS encoding sugar O-acetyltransferase, which produces MGKTEKQNMLAGELYLASDPELAAGSKRASRLLRMYNATTEEELELRSQILNDLFAQVGSTVQIVPPFHCDYGSNIYAGNGLYMNYGCVILDCNTVHIGDNVLFGPYVQIYTAYHPTDPQIRQTGLELAAPIKIGNNVWIGGGTIICPRVTIGDNTTIGAGSVVVKDIPENVVAAGNPCRIIRPAT